The Thiovulum sp. ES genomic sequence AGGTGTCAATTTAACAATTTTTACTTTTCTGTTTTTTTCAGAATTAACAAGTTTGACAAATCCATCCTCTTTTAAAATATGAACACTTTTGTGAATTGTTTGACGACTCACACCAAGCTCTTTTGAGAGTTCTGAAATAGAGTAGTCTCCGTCATACTTTAACAGGGTGTAAATTCTTGTGCCTGTAACCATATTCCTATACTTTATCCCATCTGCTTCTGCTTCAGAGAGAGAGAGTTTCTCAACAATGTTAAATTTTTCTAATAAAAGATATTTAATATCATAATACATTATATTTCCTTGACATATTTTCTTTATTCTTGTATTATGTCAGTCTGATTGACAAATAAATTGTGGAATTCTCTACAAACCACAATCTAAAATTAAAGGGAAATTATGGCACATATAGATTTACCAGAATTTGAGGAGATGTCTCCAAAAATTCAAGAGTTAGCAAGACCAATTTTAGAAAGAAGCGGAGACCTTGGCGAAATTTTTAAGCTTTTAGCAATTCGTGAAGACATCTATTTTGCAACTGATGGAATGGTTCAAAATTACCTCATCAAAGAGACAGAACTTAGTTATGACATTAAAGAATCAATCGCTCTTCTTGTTTCAGTCGAAAACGGCTGTAAAATGTGTGTTGGAGTTCATAAAAGTATCGCAAAAATGCTTGGTGTTTCTGAAGAGAGAATTGAGCAAGTTCTTTCTGGTGTAGATAATATTGATGCTGAAGATAGAGAAAAAGAGCTTTTAAGATTTGCAATTCGATCTTCTAAAAAAGACAGCTATAAAATTCTCAAAGAAGATATTGACCATTTAAAAGATTTGGGATACAGCGAAACTCAAATTATTGAATGTGTTGCAATTGTGGGATATTTTAACTATATAAATACTATATCAAATGTTTTTGCTTTGGGAGAATAGTTTTAAAGTGGTGTCAAGAGAGAGATTTGAACTCTCGACCTCC encodes the following:
- a CDS encoding transcriptional regulator (PFAM: HTH domain); the encoded protein is MYYDIKYLLLEKFNIVEKLSLSEAEADGIKYRNMVTGTRIYTLLKYDGDYSISELSKELGVSRQTIHKSVHILKEDGFVKLVNSEKNRKVKIVKLTPFGIEMLEKREKIINRVEEKIEKELGKEDFLLLKKTLSKDWKI
- a CDS encoding alkylhydroperoxidase AhpD family core domain protein (PFAM: Carboxymuconolactone decarboxylase family~TIGRFAM: uncharacterized peroxidase-related enzyme; alkylhydroperoxidase AhpD family core domain), producing MAHIDLPEFEEMSPKIQELARPILERSGDLGEIFKLLAIREDIYFATDGMVQNYLIKETELSYDIKESIALLVSVENGCKMCVGVHKSIAKMLGVSEERIEQVLSGVDNIDAEDREKELLRFAIRSSKKDSYKILKEDIDHLKDLGYSETQIIECVAIVGYFNYINTISNVFALGE